A single genomic interval of Oryzomonas sagensis harbors:
- a CDS encoding c(7)-type cytochrome triheme domain-containing protein, which produces MQKHISVYVLAVILLTAVCAAAVETKDIKFAIKNATPVVFSHERHLLKYNNNCKMCHNAIYDLKAHRHFTMAEMEKTKSCGACHSGVKAFSVATEKDCAKCHKGKTQDKVYKVKGVSDAVFGHTFHVAKTGGACKSCHGGKIFSGKTRGVTMAEMEKGKTCGACHNGTKAFTVAGNCNRCHKGLKPREVTFTLKGAAPATFSHSFHTQAYSCKECHTRTFPYKAVSGKATMADMAQGKSCGVCHNGKDAFASSGDCGKCHKGMKPGKITFKTSAGEAVFSHEFHIQAFKCAECHTKIFPYKAVTGKATMADMANGKSCGACHDGKEAFASSGDCEKCHKGFKPRTITFKTDAGDATFSHDFHVQAYKCADCHTKVFPYKAVTGKATMADMEKGASCGTCHNKDKDAFSVKDDKFCAKCHKM; this is translated from the coding sequence ATGCAGAAGCACATTTCAGTGTATGTTCTCGCGGTTATTTTACTCACAGCCGTCTGCGCCGCTGCAGTCGAAACCAAGGACATCAAGTTTGCCATCAAAAATGCGACTCCGGTCGTTTTCAGCCACGAACGTCATCTGCTCAAATATAACAACAACTGCAAGATGTGCCATAACGCCATCTATGACCTGAAGGCACACCGCCATTTCACCATGGCCGAGATGGAGAAGACCAAGTCCTGCGGCGCCTGCCACAGCGGCGTCAAGGCTTTCAGCGTGGCGACCGAAAAGGACTGCGCCAAGTGCCACAAGGGCAAGACCCAGGACAAGGTCTACAAGGTCAAGGGGGTGTCCGACGCGGTGTTCGGCCATACGTTCCATGTTGCCAAGACCGGCGGCGCCTGCAAGAGTTGCCATGGCGGCAAGATCTTCAGCGGCAAGACCCGGGGCGTCACCATGGCCGAGATGGAAAAAGGAAAAACCTGCGGCGCCTGCCACAACGGCACCAAAGCCTTCACCGTCGCCGGCAACTGCAACCGCTGCCACAAGGGGCTGAAACCCCGGGAAGTCACCTTTACGCTCAAGGGTGCCGCACCGGCGACCTTCAGCCATTCGTTCCATACCCAGGCCTATTCCTGCAAGGAGTGCCACACCAGGACCTTCCCCTACAAGGCGGTTTCCGGCAAGGCCACCATGGCCGACATGGCTCAGGGCAAATCCTGCGGCGTGTGCCATAACGGCAAGGACGCCTTCGCGTCAAGCGGTGACTGCGGCAAGTGCCACAAGGGGATGAAGCCGGGCAAGATCACGTTCAAAACATCCGCAGGTGAGGCTGTATTCAGCCACGAGTTCCATATCCAGGCATTCAAATGCGCGGAGTGCCACACCAAGATTTTCCCCTACAAGGCGGTTACGGGCAAGGCCACCATGGCCGACATGGCCAACGGCAAATCCTGCGGGGCGTGCCACGACGGCAAGGAAGCATTTGCATCCAGCGGCGACTGCGAAAAGTGCCACAAAGGGTTCAAGCCGCGCACCATCACATTCAAAACCGATGCCGGCGATGCCACCTTCAGCCACGACTTCCATGTCCAGGCGTACAAGTGCGCGGACTGCCACACCAAGGTGTTCCCCTACAAGGCGGTTACCGGCAAGGCCACCATGGCCGACATGGAGAAGGGCGCCTCCTGCGGGACCTGCCATAACAAGGACAAGGATGCCTTCTCGGTCAAAGACGACAAATTCTGCGCCAAGTGCCATAAAATGTAA
- a CDS encoding cytidylate kinase family protein encodes MAVITFSREMGTGAYHIAEEVAKRLKYTFVDGARIGAIASKYGLTTDMLQMVDEKPPSYITVEDRKRAAALNSVELILLDFARKGNVILYGRGGQDLLKECRNVLRLRFIADFEERAERFAEREWIDPDLAKSMIRRSDHQRGGFIHFYFDRDWHDPLGYDLVFNTSRMSEEAIVECIVAAARDHHLKEADKRATELIDNTILMKKIETALLNSADLDYRPFTIEVAKGKVHLSGYLASEQEKREAIRIAGSVKGVKSVQEDIQVVNYKAYKDRS; translated from the coding sequence ATGGCAGTCATCACATTTTCACGGGAAATGGGCACCGGGGCGTATCACATTGCGGAAGAGGTCGCCAAGCGACTCAAGTACACCTTTGTCGACGGTGCCCGGATCGGCGCCATCGCCTCCAAATACGGCCTTACGACCGACATGCTCCAGATGGTCGATGAAAAGCCCCCCTCCTACATCACGGTCGAAGATCGCAAACGTGCCGCGGCTCTTAACTCGGTGGAACTCATCCTGCTGGATTTCGCCCGCAAGGGGAACGTGATCCTGTACGGCCGCGGCGGCCAGGACCTGCTCAAGGAGTGCCGCAACGTTCTCAGGCTCCGCTTTATCGCCGATTTCGAAGAGCGGGCCGAACGCTTCGCCGAGCGTGAATGGATCGATCCCGACCTGGCCAAGTCCATGATCCGCCGCAGCGACCATCAGCGGGGCGGCTTCATCCATTTCTATTTCGACCGGGACTGGCACGACCCACTGGGGTACGATCTGGTGTTCAACACGTCGCGCATGTCGGAAGAGGCCATTGTGGAGTGCATCGTGGCGGCGGCCAGGGATCACCACCTCAAGGAAGCGGATAAGCGCGCAACGGAGTTGATCGACAACACCATCCTGATGAAGAAGATCGAGACCGCCCTGCTGAATTCGGCCGACCTGGACTACCGCCCCTTCACCATCGAGGTTGCCAAGGGCAAGGTGCATCTCAGCGGCTACCTGGCCTCGGAACAGGAAAAACGGGAAGCCATCAGAATCGCCGGGTCGGTCAAGGGGGTCAAGTCGGTGCAGGAAGACATCCAGGTGGTCAACTACAAGGCATACAAGGACCGGTCATAA
- a CDS encoding GTP-binding protein, translated as MAIINNAKREINAKIVYYGHEGAGKGTSLRYLYERIKPSLRGELKTLPASGGSLLFFDFCPFEQPVFGGYRIRFHIYTLPGRVANPAAWKMTLKGADGVVLVVDAADATAAKKQSIERLRDYLASYGMSLNDMPAVLQVNKTDRAGAANATTTAAQLEVEHLTACLSTALNGEGVLETFSALSRQIMERVGAEHTLQAEPAPLPPSSVAAPQAGAPPAQPDSLLGGAPVPSPAPPAGGEEAAGVPLPSEPEPLGDLRVTLAAEALPQADGSVRIPLTISFHGQTRRLVLTVAVGPDTDAP; from the coding sequence ATGGCCATTATCAACAACGCCAAACGCGAGATCAACGCCAAGATCGTCTACTACGGGCATGAAGGGGCCGGCAAAGGCACCTCGTTGCGCTACCTGTACGAAAGGATCAAGCCGTCGCTGCGCGGCGAACTGAAAACACTGCCGGCCAGCGGCGGTTCCCTGCTCTTCTTCGATTTTTGCCCGTTCGAGCAACCGGTGTTCGGCGGTTACCGCATCCGTTTCCACATCTATACCCTGCCGGGCCGGGTCGCCAATCCCGCCGCCTGGAAGATGACCCTCAAGGGGGCCGACGGGGTCGTGCTGGTGGTCGATGCCGCGGACGCCACGGCGGCGAAGAAGCAGAGCATCGAGCGTTTGCGCGATTACCTGGCCTCATACGGCATGAGCCTGAACGACATGCCGGCGGTCCTGCAGGTGAACAAGACGGACCGGGCCGGGGCGGCGAATGCGACGACAACCGCGGCCCAGTTGGAGGTGGAGCACCTCACGGCCTGCCTCTCCACGGCGCTGAACGGCGAAGGGGTGCTGGAAACCTTCTCGGCCCTCTCCCGCCAGATCATGGAACGGGTCGGCGCGGAACACACCCTGCAAGCCGAACCGGCCCCCCTCCCCCCCTCCTCCGTGGCCGCTCCCCAGGCCGGGGCCCCGCCCGCGCAGCCCGACAGCCTCCTCGGCGGAGCCCCGGTCCCGAGCCCCGCTCCACCCGCGGGTGGCGAGGAAGCGGCCGGTGTGCCCCTGCCGTCGGAACCGGAACCCCTGGGCGATCTCCGGGTGACGCTGGCGGCTGAGGCGCTGCCCCAGGCCGACGGCAGCGTGCGGATCCCCCTGACCATCTCCTTCCACGGGCAGACGCGGCGGCTCGTGCTGACGGTCGCCGTCGGACCGGATACCGACGCGCCATGA
- a CDS encoding methyltransferase family protein, translating to MLRFLIFAAAHSLFAATGIKRVVARLCHGEPRGYRLAYNLFSLVLFGWVMAAFRSSPVLYFAPGVWSLVMYLGQLVCGVILVDCLRRTGAGDFLGISQLGSGRAGGPRLVTDGYYAVVRHPLYLFSTAFLLLNPVMTAQWLLLTVLSAAYFVIGGLIEERRLLAEFGDEYRRYRRQTPFIIPAARVRRPHSP from the coding sequence ATACTCCGTTTCCTGATCTTTGCCGCCGCCCATTCCCTTTTTGCCGCAACCGGGATCAAGCGAGTCGTCGCCCGGCTGTGCCATGGCGAACCACGGGGCTACCGCCTGGCCTACAACCTGTTCTCCCTGGTGCTGTTCGGCTGGGTGATGGCCGCCTTCCGCTCATCGCCGGTGCTCTACTTCGCCCCCGGCGTCTGGAGTCTGGTCATGTACCTGGGCCAACTCGTCTGCGGGGTGATCCTGGTGGATTGCCTGCGCCGGACCGGGGCGGGCGACTTCCTCGGCATCAGCCAGCTCGGCTCAGGCCGGGCCGGCGGCCCCCGCCTGGTTACCGACGGCTACTACGCCGTGGTGCGCCACCCCCTGTACCTCTTCTCCACCGCCTTCCTCCTGCTCAACCCGGTCATGACCGCCCAGTGGCTCCTGTTGACGGTCCTTTCGGCCGCCTATTTCGTCATCGGCGGCCTGATCGAGGAACGCCGCCTCCTGGCGGAGTTCGGCGACGAATACCGCCGGTATCGCCGGCAGACCCCCTTCATCATCCCCGCAGCCAGGGTCAGGCGACCGCATTCACCTTGA
- a CDS encoding biotin--[acetyl-CoA-carboxylase] ligase has translation MHQKAATILRFFRQQSGFVSGEQLSKELGISRTAVWKHISALRGAGYRVEAVPSRGYRLLSSPDTLAAEEISVQLHSALIGTRLVNLATTTSTNSEAFRLAEEGAVEGTVVTAEEQSRGKGRLGRIWSSPPGANLYCSVILRPRIKPFEAPQLTFLSAVATARAIEQTTGLKPEIKWPNDVLIDGKKVAGLLNEMSAETDGINDGINFVILGIGVNLNMTADQFPGDLRHPATSLLIEGGAKVGRARFTAFLLNELDRLYAAFLDHGFVPVRREWQERCNANGREVVVSDHGRDDIRGLFAGIDGDGALLVRQPDGTIERILSGDVRVL, from the coding sequence ATGCACCAAAAGGCAGCCACTATCCTGCGATTTTTCCGGCAACAGAGCGGGTTCGTTTCCGGCGAGCAACTCAGCAAGGAACTCGGCATCTCACGCACCGCAGTCTGGAAACACATCTCGGCACTCAGGGGCGCCGGCTACCGGGTGGAGGCGGTTCCCTCCCGGGGATACCGGCTGCTTTCGTCGCCCGATACCCTGGCGGCCGAAGAAATAAGCGTGCAGTTGCACAGTGCGCTCATCGGCACCCGGCTGGTCAACCTGGCCACCACGACCTCCACCAATTCCGAGGCCTTTCGCCTGGCGGAAGAGGGAGCCGTCGAGGGGACGGTGGTAACCGCCGAGGAGCAGAGCAGGGGCAAGGGACGCCTGGGGCGCATCTGGTCGTCCCCGCCGGGGGCCAACCTCTACTGTTCGGTCATCCTGCGCCCGCGGATCAAACCCTTTGAGGCCCCCCAACTCACCTTCCTCTCCGCCGTCGCCACCGCCCGGGCCATCGAGCAGACCACCGGCCTGAAGCCGGAGATCAAATGGCCCAACGACGTGCTGATCGACGGCAAAAAGGTGGCCGGACTGCTCAACGAAATGAGCGCCGAAACCGACGGCATCAACGATGGCATCAATTTCGTCATCCTGGGGATCGGCGTCAACCTGAACATGACGGCCGACCAGTTCCCCGGCGACCTGCGCCACCCCGCCACCTCGCTCCTCATCGAAGGGGGGGCCAAGGTCGGTCGGGCACGCTTCACGGCGTTTCTCCTGAACGAACTGGACCGGCTCTATGCCGCCTTTCTCGACCACGGCTTCGTCCCGGTGCGCCGGGAATGGCAGGAGCGCTGCAACGCCAACGGCCGCGAGGTGGTGGTCAGCGACCACGGCCGTGACGACATCCGGGGGCTGTTCGCCGGCATCGATGGCGACGGTGCCCTGCTGGTGCGCCAGCCGGACGGCACGATCGAACGAATACTCAGTGGGGATGTGAGGGTGCTCTGA
- a CDS encoding SPOR domain-containing protein — MDFKFGNDTKEPESTAPAEKGRQNMLLVVLLILVAAFAYLYFFTGLIKPQEAQKPAEAPAPQVVKKPLPPRNGQAGKDETAGAPEAQKNAAAPAAPEARKVAAAEPPAAVKAAPPAKAEAPKPEAAKPAKAAVPEKKPAAPEKKAAPAAKEPKAAAAAKLDATKAAPATKQQPAGAVKKPSPTPGNDKKAAEAAKAPGKSPAGAGAVPAKKAAPTAAKKDTVKPKPAPAKATGPWTVVVGNYVLEEAMATDLSRAKGAGVETAVKPGGRKKSAMNRLLAGEYPSRAEAQQELDKLKRYTSDAFILEQGGKFAVYAGSYLLTARAGSEKERLAAAGINLTVKHAEVSIPSKTLVAGTFNDRKGADAVLKKLKGLGIKASLSHP, encoded by the coding sequence ATGGATTTCAAGTTTGGCAACGACACCAAGGAGCCCGAGTCGACGGCACCGGCCGAAAAGGGCAGACAGAATATGCTGCTGGTTGTACTGTTGATCCTCGTGGCGGCTTTTGCGTACCTGTATTTCTTCACCGGGCTGATCAAGCCGCAGGAGGCGCAGAAACCGGCCGAGGCCCCGGCGCCCCAGGTGGTGAAAAAACCGCTGCCGCCCCGCAACGGGCAGGCGGGCAAGGATGAGACGGCAGGCGCGCCGGAGGCGCAGAAGAATGCCGCCGCGCCTGCGGCGCCCGAAGCCAGGAAGGTGGCCGCGGCCGAGCCCCCGGCGGCCGTGAAGGCGGCACCTCCGGCAAAGGCGGAAGCTCCCAAGCCCGAAGCGGCCAAGCCGGCCAAAGCGGCGGTTCCCGAAAAGAAACCGGCAGCACCCGAGAAAAAGGCGGCACCCGCGGCAAAAGAGCCCAAAGCGGCGGCCGCAGCCAAGCTGGATGCCACGAAGGCCGCCCCCGCCACGAAACAGCAGCCCGCCGGTGCAGTGAAGAAGCCCTCGCCAACGCCGGGGAATGACAAAAAAGCGGCCGAAGCCGCCAAAGCTCCCGGCAAGAGCCCTGCCGGAGCTGGCGCAGTCCCGGCAAAAAAGGCAGCGCCGACAGCGGCGAAAAAGGATACGGTGAAGCCGAAGCCGGCGCCCGCCAAGGCTACCGGCCCCTGGACGGTCGTGGTGGGGAACTATGTCCTTGAAGAAGCCATGGCGACAGACCTGTCGCGGGCCAAGGGCGCCGGGGTCGAAACGGCCGTCAAGCCGGGAGGCCGCAAGAAATCAGCCATGAACCGCCTCCTTGCCGGAGAATACCCGAGCCGCGCCGAGGCCCAGCAGGAGTTGGACAAATTGAAACGGTACACCTCGGATGCGTTCATCCTGGAACAGGGCGGCAAGTTTGCCGTGTACGCCGGTTCCTACCTGCTGACGGCCCGGGCCGGTTCCGAGAAGGAACGCCTGGCCGCGGCCGGCATCAACCTGACCGTAAAACACGCCGAGGTCTCCATACCGTCGAAGACCCTTGTCGCCGGCACGTTCAACGACAGGAAAGGTGCCGATGCCGTGCTCAAGAAATTGAAGGGGCTGGGCATCAAGGCATCGCTGTCCCACCCGTAA
- the nadC gene encoding carboxylating nicotinate-nucleotide diphosphorylase: MLTLDNLIDQALREDIHTGDITTQALIPADSRASARLIAKEEMLLAGLFVAERVFKRLNPAIEFHACLAEGMPAARGAVIASVRGTTAELLMGERVALNLLQRLSGIATLTSRYVAAVAGTGARIVDTRKTTPGLRELEKYAVRVGGGINHRTGLYDGVLIKENHIAATGGIGVAIARARAYIPHTLKIEIETETLAQVEEALASGADIIMLDNMNLADMRSAVTAIAGRALVEASGGVNLETVRAIAETGVDIISVGALTHSARAMDISMLLD; encoded by the coding sequence ATGCTCACACTCGACAATCTCATAGACCAGGCCCTGCGCGAAGACATTCATACCGGAGACATCACCACCCAGGCGCTGATCCCCGCCGACAGCCGGGCTTCGGCCCGTCTGATCGCCAAAGAGGAGATGCTCCTGGCCGGGCTGTTCGTGGCCGAGAGGGTATTCAAACGCCTCAACCCCGCCATAGAGTTCCATGCCTGCCTGGCGGAGGGGATGCCGGCCGCCAGGGGGGCCGTCATCGCCTCGGTGCGCGGCACCACGGCCGAACTGCTCATGGGCGAGCGGGTGGCCCTGAACCTGCTCCAGCGCCTGAGCGGCATCGCCACCCTCACCTCGCGCTATGTGGCGGCGGTGGCGGGAACCGGGGCGCGCATCGTCGATACCCGCAAGACCACCCCCGGCCTGCGGGAACTGGAAAAATACGCCGTGCGCGTCGGAGGGGGCATCAACCATCGGACCGGGCTCTACGACGGCGTTCTGATCAAGGAAAACCATATTGCCGCCACCGGCGGCATCGGGGTGGCGATCGCGCGGGCCCGGGCCTATATCCCCCATACCCTGAAGATCGAGATCGAGACCGAAACCCTGGCCCAGGTCGAGGAGGCGCTGGCGAGCGGCGCCGACATCATCATGCTGGACAACATGAACCTCGCGGACATGCGTTCCGCCGTGACGGCCATTGCCGGCCGCGCGCTGGTCGAGGCGTCCGGCGGGGTCAATCTGGAAACGGTGCGCGCCATCGCCGAAACCGGGGTCGATATCATTTCCGTCGGCGCCCTGACCCATTCGGCCCGGGCCATGGATATCTCCATGCTGCTGGATTAA
- the fusA gene encoding elongation factor G, giving the protein MGQYDTSKLRNLGIIAHGGAGKTSLSEAILFNAGMIDRLGRVDDGTATMDFEPEEIKRKISITSALDHCEWNGHSVHIVDTPGYGNFIADTRACMRALDCAVIIISAISGIKAQTEDIWGWANEFEIPRVAFVNKMDRERANFLRAIDGMEKALGARGVPIQMPIGAEDAFAGVIDLIHMKACFYPKDGSGTCTEGEIPAEYRDEAARLREYMVEIVAEAYDALTEKYLDSGELTVEEIIDGLRVGTMRNTFTAVLCGSAVQNIGVRQLMDAICDYLPSPLDRTKAVGTEPKSGATIERAPDEKEPFSALVFKTTSDPFTGKITIFRIYSGVLNSDSTILNSTKGIEERIGQIYELEGKKQHPIKQAVAGDIVAVAKLKETVTGDTLCDAVKPIVYEPAQQLQPVISYAIAPKTKADEDKIHGALHRMIEEEPTLQSHRDPQTKEFIISGMGQVHLEVIVEKLKRKFGVEVVLKTPKVPYLETIRASTKVQGKYKKQSGGRGQYGDCWIEMSPTARGEGYQFDDKIVGGVIPRQYIPAVDKGIQEAAQEGYLAGYPVVDFRVALYDGSFHTVDSSEMAFKVAGSMAFKKAMELCKPVLLEPIVNMTVTVPDESMGDVIGDLNSRRGKVVGVEPKANSQIIRAIVPMSEVLAYSNDLKSMTSDRGLFSMAFSHYEELPTHLSQKVIAETQAVKKE; this is encoded by the coding sequence ATGGGACAGTACGACACGAGCAAACTTCGGAACCTGGGGATCATCGCACACGGAGGGGCGGGCAAGACCTCGCTGTCCGAGGCGATCCTGTTCAACGCCGGCATGATCGACCGCCTGGGACGGGTCGATGACGGCACCGCCACCATGGATTTCGAGCCCGAGGAGATCAAGCGCAAGATATCCATCACCTCGGCCCTGGACCATTGCGAATGGAACGGCCATTCCGTCCACATCGTGGACACCCCCGGTTACGGCAACTTCATCGCCGACACCCGCGCCTGCATGCGCGCCCTGGATTGCGCCGTCATCATCATTTCCGCCATCTCCGGCATCAAGGCGCAGACCGAGGATATCTGGGGATGGGCCAACGAGTTCGAGATTCCCCGCGTCGCCTTCGTCAACAAGATGGACCGGGAGCGGGCCAACTTTCTCCGGGCCATCGACGGCATGGAGAAGGCCCTGGGAGCGCGGGGGGTGCCGATCCAGATGCCCATCGGCGCGGAGGACGCGTTCGCCGGCGTCATCGACCTGATCCACATGAAGGCCTGCTTCTATCCCAAGGACGGCTCCGGGACCTGCACCGAGGGGGAGATACCGGCCGAATACCGGGACGAGGCGGCGCGTCTGCGCGAGTACATGGTGGAGATCGTGGCCGAGGCCTACGACGCCCTGACCGAGAAATATCTGGACAGCGGCGAACTGACCGTGGAGGAGATCATCGACGGCCTGCGGGTCGGCACCATGCGTAACACCTTTACGGCCGTCCTGTGCGGTTCGGCCGTGCAGAACATCGGGGTCCGGCAACTCATGGACGCCATCTGCGACTACCTGCCGTCCCCCCTGGACCGTACCAAGGCGGTGGGAACCGAGCCCAAAAGCGGCGCAACGATCGAGCGCGCCCCCGATGAAAAGGAGCCGTTCTCGGCCCTGGTGTTCAAAACCACGTCCGACCCCTTCACGGGGAAGATAACCATCTTCAGGATCTACTCGGGGGTGCTCAACTCCGATTCCACCATCCTTAACTCCACCAAGGGGATCGAAGAGCGCATCGGCCAGATCTATGAACTGGAAGGGAAGAAACAGCACCCGATCAAGCAGGCGGTGGCCGGCGATATCGTGGCCGTGGCCAAACTCAAGGAGACCGTGACCGGCGACACCCTGTGCGATGCCGTCAAGCCGATCGTGTACGAGCCGGCCCAGCAGCTCCAGCCGGTGATTTCCTATGCCATCGCCCCAAAAACCAAGGCCGACGAGGACAAGATCCACGGGGCCCTGCACCGCATGATCGAGGAAGAGCCGACCCTGCAGTCGCACCGCGACCCCCAGACCAAGGAGTTCATCATCTCCGGCATGGGCCAGGTTCATCTGGAGGTGATCGTCGAGAAGCTGAAACGCAAGTTCGGCGTGGAGGTGGTGCTCAAGACCCCCAAGGTGCCGTACCTGGAGACGATCCGCGCCTCGACCAAGGTCCAGGGGAAATACAAGAAACAGTCCGGCGGCCGGGGTCAGTACGGCGATTGCTGGATAGAGATGTCCCCCACCGCCCGGGGCGAAGGGTATCAGTTCGACGACAAGATCGTGGGGGGCGTCATCCCGCGCCAGTATATCCCTGCGGTGGACAAGGGGATTCAGGAAGCGGCCCAGGAGGGATACCTGGCCGGCTACCCGGTGGTGGACTTCCGGGTTGCGCTCTACGACGGCTCCTTCCATACGGTCGATTCTTCGGAAATGGCCTTCAAGGTGGCCGGTTCCATGGCGTTCAAAAAGGCGATGGAGTTGTGCAAGCCGGTGCTTCTGGAACCGATCGTGAACATGACGGTGACCGTGCCGGACGAAAGCATGGGGGATGTGATCGGCGACCTGAACTCCCGCCGCGGCAAGGTGGTCGGGGTCGAGCCCAAGGCCAACTCCCAGATTATCCGCGCCATCGTGCCCATGTCCGAGGTGCTGGCCTATTCCAACGACCTCAAGTCCATGACCAGCGATCGAGGCCTGTTCAGTATGGCATTCTCTCACTACGAGGAACTGCCGACGCACCTGTCCCAAAAGGTGATTGCCGAGACTCAGGCTGTCAAGAAGGAATAA
- a CDS encoding MgtC/SapB family protein yields the protein MTPVAFDYQMMGRLLLAALFGALIGLEREIHGRPAGFRTHLLVSLGSALFVAVSISFYRMFGNFGGVLPVGIDAGRVAAQVVTGIGFLGAGAIIRERTSVRGLTTAACLWVAAAVGVACGVGLFALSALVTAIALVSLIALKKIEGMLSRDTYAVLTVHSDDCDGQLERITQAVLACGYTMTLLGMERRPVAGLLVYEFQLKLHGRELAVDALESVSAISGIRDVTVKVNAVA from the coding sequence ATGACGCCCGTCGCTTTCGACTACCAGATGATGGGGCGCCTCCTGCTGGCGGCGCTCTTCGGTGCGCTGATCGGCCTGGAACGGGAGATTCACGGCCGGCCGGCCGGTTTCAGGACCCACCTGCTGGTATCCCTCGGCTCAGCCCTGTTCGTGGCCGTTTCCATCAGCTTTTACCGCATGTTCGGCAACTTCGGCGGCGTGCTGCCGGTGGGGATCGATGCCGGCCGGGTGGCGGCCCAAGTGGTGACGGGGATCGGTTTTTTAGGGGCCGGCGCTATCATCAGGGAGCGGACATCGGTGCGGGGCTTGACCACCGCGGCCTGCCTCTGGGTCGCCGCGGCCGTGGGGGTCGCCTGCGGCGTCGGCCTGTTCGCGCTCTCGGCCCTGGTGACCGCCATTGCGCTCGTGAGCCTCATTGCGCTGAAAAAGATCGAGGGGATGCTCTCCCGGGACACCTATGCCGTCCTCACGGTCCACAGCGACGACTGCGACGGGCAACTCGAACGGATCACCCAGGCGGTCCTGGCCTGCGGCTACACGATGACGCTGCTCGGCATGGAGCGGCGCCCGGTTGCGGGTCTTTTGGTCTACGAATTCCAGCTCAAGCTGCACGGCCGGGAACTGGCTGTCGACGCCCTGGAGAGCGTCTCGGCCATAAGCGGCATCAGGGATGTGACCGTCAAGGTGAATGCGGTCGCCTGA
- a CDS encoding type III pantothenate kinase yields the protein MLLVIDVGNSNIVLGIYEGPRLMRNWRLSTDKSRTSDEYAVLLHSLFGQAGLDFPAITAAIISSVVPPLTGVMEAIARDFFNLTPYVVGPGIKSGMPIQYDNPREVGADRIVNAVAGYEKHKCALVIVDFGTATTFDYVNAKGEYCGGAIAPGLAISLEALFQRASKLPRVDIAKPPHIIAKNTVNSMQAGIFFGYVGLVDGIVEQMRLESREKFRVIATGGLAALIAPESKTIDEVDEFLTLEGLRILYERNS from the coding sequence ATGCTTCTGGTGATTGACGTCGGCAACAGCAATATCGTTTTGGGCATCTACGAGGGGCCGCGGCTCATGCGCAACTGGCGGCTCTCCACGGACAAGTCGCGCACATCCGACGAATACGCGGTCCTGCTCCACAGCCTGTTCGGCCAGGCCGGTCTCGACTTCCCCGCCATAACCGCCGCCATCATCTCCTCGGTCGTTCCCCCGCTCACCGGCGTGATGGAGGCCATCGCCCGGGATTTTTTCAACCTGACCCCCTACGTGGTCGGCCCGGGGATCAAAAGCGGCATGCCGATCCAGTACGATAACCCCCGGGAGGTGGGGGCCGACCGTATCGTCAATGCCGTGGCGGGATACGAGAAGCACAAATGCGCCCTGGTGATCGTGGATTTCGGCACCGCCACCACCTTCGACTACGTCAACGCCAAGGGCGAGTACTGCGGCGGCGCCATTGCCCCCGGCCTGGCCATCTCCCTGGAAGCGCTCTTTCAGCGGGCCAGCAAGCTTCCGCGCGTGGATATCGCCAAGCCGCCCCACATTATTGCCAAGAACACCGTCAACTCCATGCAGGCCGGCATCTTCTTCGGCTATGTCGGCCTGGTGGACGGGATTGTGGAACAGATGCGCCTGGAATCGAGGGAAAAGTTCCGGGTCATCGCCACCGGCGGCCTGGCGGCCCTGATCGCGCCCGAATCAAAGACCATCGACGAGGTGGACGAATTCCTTACCCTGGAGGGACTGAGAATACTGTACGAACGCAACAGCTGA